The proteins below are encoded in one region of Phaseolus vulgaris cultivar G19833 unplaced genomic scaffold, P. vulgaris v2.0 scaffold_23, whole genome shotgun sequence:
- the LOC137817246 gene encoding uncharacterized protein: MTTRPARARSEEMTLQQLMGMVHGLQDAVAASKVEQECMQVDLTASQARSEELHRTNEELRQRWRGRDEPEATSPPREFTTPFSQAILETAIPNTFTGPKATFTGMEDPEAHITAFHTQMLLVGGSDAVRCKLFMSTLTGMAMDWFISLPEGHVTSFAQLSQLFREQYLANRTLAPVSYDLFDVKQFQGETLKEYISRFGAQVVKVGTKEEPMILYAFKKRVRPGSFSKTLNRSRPKTFAEIRRQAVEHIASEGETYEKCATTAPTRPKAQIRTQPVRVHQAVTERKHFDRKRAYEPRRTQPKGRVEEGREASKPPRHNFVMELKHLIAVPSIADRLRPPIKVDKVLGPRKESWCEFHEAFGHHINNCLALGYQLDELVKNGFLKDYLMEKQAGRPSGSQPGGSEGSSTRRPSSVKSTP, from the coding sequence ATGACCACCCGACCagcacgcgctaggagtgaagagatgaccctaCAGCAACTCATGGGCATGGTGCACGGGCTACAAGACGCAGTGGCAGCCTCGAAAGTAGAACAGGAGTGCATGCAGGTGGACCTGACAGCCTCTCAAGCAAGAAGCGAGGAACTCCACCGCaccaacgaggagttacgcCAGAGATGGCGTGGCAGAGACGAACCGGAGGCTACATCCCCACCCAGGGAATTCACAACACCATTTTCACAGGCAATCTTGGAGACGGCAATTCCCAATACGTTCACGGGACCCAAAGCGACCTTCACGggaatggaggatcctgaagcacacatcacggcgttccacacacagatgttgCTGGTAGGCGGTTCAGACGCCGTTAGGTGCAAGCTTTTTATGAGCACCCTAACagggatggccatggattggttcatcagcctcccagagggccacGTCACGTCCTTCGCCCAACTTTCACAACTATTTAGAGAACAGTACCTGGCCAACAGAACTCTCGCCCCAGTCTCGTACGATCTTTTCGACGTCAAGCAGTTCCAAGGCGAAACCCTAAAAGAatacataagccgctttggggcacaggtAGTGAAAGTAGGCACCAAGGAGGAACCCATGATTTTATACGCGTTCAAGAAGCGGGTGCGTCCCGGATCTTTCAGCAAAACGCTTAACCGTAGTCGCCCCAAAACCTTCGCCGAGATAAGGCGACaagcggtagagcatattgcctCGGAAGGTGAAACGTACGAGAAATGCGCAACCACTGCGCCAACGCGTCCCAAGGCACAGATACGCACGCAACCCGTTCGGGTTCACCAAGCCGTCACAGAAAGAAAACACTTTGACAGGAAACGCGCTTACGAGCCACGGAGGACCCAACCTAAGGGTCGAGTAGAGGAAGGGAGAGAAGCAAGCAAGCCGCCGAGGCACAACTTCGTGATGGAACTCAAACATCTGATTGCGGTACCCAGCATAGCCGACAGGTTGAGGCCGCCGATTAAAGttgacaaggtgttgggacctcGCAAGGAgtcatggtgcgaattccacgaagcattcgggcaccatattaacaactgtttggcgcttggctatcagttggatgagctcgtgaagaatggtttcctgaaggattacttgatGGAGAAACAGGCGGGACGACCGTCAGGCTCGCAACCGGGGGGCAGTGAGGGGAGCAGCACGAGGCGCCCGTCCTCGGtgaaatccacaccatag